From the genome of Ptychodera flava strain L36383 chromosome 20, AS_Pfla_20210202, whole genome shotgun sequence, one region includes:
- the LOC139120182 gene encoding cubilin-like: MYWSPIACICLFLLHSITGIQSTVTWGPCLNANEWRKLSGALAISSNEPPWAERTGDQTSRLECSWILRPRRGDAATIVVDQFNLTSDTECSVSYLEIRQGKRETSPLYGRYCGTEIPKVITRYGPWFLRLVIEDRNSDSIFTANYRVGDCYHYLDGLEGKFETRGYPSPYPGDVYCEWRIEVPLGHRVRLKFNFIDVYSPRDCHLDYYDDGSDMIIIRDGFSDDSPIIARYCGSYAPDIISKGSQLTISFKTTNANDDVMSKGFQAFYFALDASFCDFTIFIGMPPALYNSWDKHDTGNVSSVAFPAAYQSERQCTWTINSRSNSILLTFPEFDIAESEECREDYIEVFDGDNDEAGTPSFGRYCGSVSPPGIVSSGKHLFIKFKSGENLRGHKGFIATYNEGPYTYLNATTGDIIESKPNKATYFIQAPENHRIYMEFPVLSLTVTDIYGKVIIYEGFTGVDIIAYFSDKDAHPILSKTNAVRLYFELKLEYELYPENFKGLHATYSIVETGFKEILEGDSWTVKHINSAELEEHAVYEWIIYPRKKVQVNAVLEFRQFNLFDSVDCREEYVEIRSGADENSPLVTRLCGNRIPRVFTYEIIYVKFKTRDDGERGSFFAEYRAACEYNIFWSLHGVIKTNPRHKTLSFRGPTFRNEGGLRYTGCLYNVTVPAGYRAVLRFDNITKVESWQNRGYMQVMDLQTGERIGHYERDIPTAVRASDNQIQLRVILSSFPLLVQIRYIGEPKDELFACEVPTRVTFKENQGNMASPNYPALYPNNQDCVWHIITDNPDANIVLTFQDFQLERRQSDQEQCSKDYLEVREGPSVEDPLIGIFCGRDVPSIIVTPSNALSIRFRTDESVQDKGFLMQYNAKCHKVYEGPEGIVEVKKRTPRSIILTGDCTFEVRGSEDSALMLNFTVLGLDFIVNLKYSYYSRDEPATYVDVLAGEAKEHVVRYYGKTLSPNLIVPSDKVYVIYHIPQWSQYYSYPRFFNITYQEQEVECQWPSGDLYIEEFGNLVNPWGNNEYPGGQTCEWRIKSLARLPVRVTLLNVSLHPKNSVTPSLDENMTCVDFLQMSSGQDGTELGGRVCQVTTPMTFISHSDTVSLTLKTESGDGGDGGFQIRYDQGCGIVDFEDELPPSNTTNFDISPGAAPWMAMIYSGNDTANFCSGALLNDLWVITTIPCIANKWYKQMYVKLGKTFSNFTEGYEVSFAVVRHECFGFDYNICILKLDRSVYFNSYIRPICLPTFEAIKRIRAKAGTIGYTFGWGNNYKNGTNSSVLQRIPLESVHWDECTQSTLDNWYVERNYHCARYTDGNNGGDRCYGHNGGPFAKYHEGKWYMVGLVASDKFWTGGEDCPRRGLYGWFWRTVKIDDSIKSRIDEN; encoded by the exons ATGTACTGGTCACCGATTGCATGCATATGTTTGTTCTTACTACACTCCATTACAG GTATACAATCAACAGTTACATGGGGACCATGTCTGAACGCTAATGAATGGCGAAAATTGTCAGGAGCTCTAGCTATCTCGTCCAATGAGCCACCTTGGGCCGAGCGTACTGGAGATCAAACCAGTCGTCTCGAATGTTCCTGGATTCTTCGACCGCGCAGAGGAGACGCAGCCACCATTGTTGTTGACCAGTTTAATCTCACGTCAGACACAGAGTGCAG TGTCAGCTACCTTGAGATAAGACAGGGTAAACGGGAGACGTCCCCTCTCTATGGCCGATACTGTGGTACAGAAATTCCGAAAGTGATCACTAGATACGGACCATGGTTTCTTAGGCTCGTCATCGAAGACAGAAATAGTGATTCTATATTCACGGCAAACTACAGAGTTGGAG ACTGTTACCATTATTTGGACGGTTTAGAGGGAAAGTTTGAGACTCGTGGATATCCCTCACCTTATCCTGGAGACGTGTACTGTGAATGGCGCATCGAGGTTCCGTTAGGGCATCGTGTTCGCTTAAAGTTTAACTTCATTGACGTCTATAGCCCAAGAGACTGTCACTTGGATTACTATGATGATGGATCCGATATGATAATTATACGCGACGGATTTTCTGATG ATTCGCCTATTATCGCCCGTTACTGTGGAAGCTATGCACCTGATATCATATCTAAGGGAAGTCAACttacaatttcattcaaaacaaCAAATGCGAATGATGACGTCATGTCAAAGGGATTCCAAGCTTTCTACTTTGCCCTTG ATGCTTCTTTCTGCGACTTCACAATTTTTATCGGCATGCCACCAGCGTTGTATAATTCATGGGACAAACACGACACAGGTAACGTGTCCAGCGTTGCATTTCCAGCTGCATATCAGAGCGAGAGGCAGTGCACGTGGACAATAAATTCGAGGTCAAATAGCATACTTTTGACCTTTCCAGAATTTGACATTGCCGAGTCAGAAGAGTGCAG GGAAGATTACATTGAAGTGTTTGATGGTGACAATGATGAGGCAGGAACCCCTAGTTTTGGACGTTACTGTGGTTCAGTGTCTCCTCCTGGCATAGTATCAAGCGGAAAGCATCTGTTCATAAAATTCAAAAGCGGTGAAAACCTTAGAGGACACAAGGGTTTTATCGCTACCTACAACGAAG GACCTTACACTTACCTCAACGCTACAACTGGTGATATCATTGAATCGAAGCCAAACAAAGCCACGTATTTCATCCAAGCTCCTGAGAACCATCGCATTTACATGGAGTTTCCGGTTCTCAGTCTGACGGTTACTGACATCTACGGCAAAGTGATCATTTATGAAGGATTTACTGGAG TCGATATCATTGCTTATTTCTCGGACAAGGATGCTCACCCGATTCTATCAAAGACGAATGCCGTAAGGCTGTATTTTGAGTTGAAGTTAGAATATGAACTGTACCCAGAGAATTTTAAAGGCCTCCATGCCACGTATTCAATAGTGG AAACCGGGTTCAAGGAAATTTTAGAAGGTGACAGCTGGACGGTAAAGCATATCAACTCAGCAGAACTTGAAGAACATGCCGTGTATGAGTGGATTATTTATCCACGTAAGAAAGTGCAAGTCAATGCGGTGCTGGAATTCAGGCAATTTAATCTCTTCGACAGTGTTGACTGCAG GGAGGAATATGTCGAAATCAGGAGCGGCGCAGATGAAAATTCTCCGCTGGTGACTCGTTTATGCGGCAATCGTATACCCAGGGTATTCACCTATGAGATAATTTACGTCAAATTTAAGACGAGAGACGACGGAGAAAGGGGCAGTTTCTTTGCAGAATATCGTGCAG CTTGCGAGTACAACATATTCTGGTCACTTCATGGCGTCATCAAAACGAACCCACGACACAAGACTCTCAGCTTTCGAGGTCCAACCTTTAGAAACGAGGGCGGACTTCGTTACACGGGATGTTTGTACAACGTCACCGTTCCCGCGGGATATAGAGCCGTGCTTCGATTTGACAACATCACTAAGGTAGAAAGCTGGCAAAATAGAGGATATATGCAAGTGATGGATTTACAGACAGGAG AGCGTATTGGTCACTACGAAAGGGATATACCCACCGCTGTTAGAGCATCTGATAACCAAATACAACTTCGTGTTATCTTGTCGTCATTTCCGCTGTTGGTTCAGATACGATACATCGGAG AACCAAAGGATGAACTCTTCGCCTGTGAAGTTCCCACTCGCGTCACCTTCAAAGAAAACCAAGGCAATATGGCATCTCCTAATTATCCCGCTCTGTATCCCAACAATCAGGATTGCGTGTGGCATATCATCACAGACAACCCGGACGCAAATATCGTTTTgactttccaggactttcaGTTAGAAAGGCGGCAATCCGATCAAGAACAATGCAG TAAGGATTACCTTGAAGTGCGAGAAGGGCCATCAGTTGAGGATCCTCTGATAGGTATATTCTGTGGTAGAGATGTCCCAAGTATAATTGTCACACCAAGCAACGCTTTGTCTATTCGCTTTCGAACAGATGAAAGTGTGCAGGACAAAGGTTTTTTGATGCAGTACAACGCTA aaTGCCACAAAGTGTACGAAGGTCCTGAAGGAATAGTTGAAGTCAAGAAGCGTACCCCAAGATCAATTATTTTGACTGGAGATTGTACTTTTGAAGTCAGAGGCTCCGAGGATTCAGCACTGATGCTAAATTTCACCGTTCTAGGCCTGGACTTTATTGTGAATCTCAAGTATTCTTATTACAGCAGAGACGAGCCAGCCACGTATGTAGATGTTCTTGCAGGAGAAGCCAAAG AACATGTAGTTCGTTATTACGGAAAAACACTGAGTCCAAATCTGATCGTGCCTTCGGACAAAGTCTATGTGATTTACCATATACCTCAATGGTCACAATACTACAGCTACCCTCGGTTCTTCAACATTACTTACCAGGAGCAAG AAGTTGAATGCCAATGGCCATCCGGAGATCTGTATATCGAAGAATTTGGAAATCTTGTAAACCCATGGGGAAACAATGAATATCCAGGAGGCCAGACGTGTGAATGGCGGATTAAAAGTTTGGCTCGTTTACCCGTACGGGTGACTTTGCTGAACGTTTCTCTTCATCCGAAGAATAGCGTCACACCCTCTCTAGACGAAAACATGACATGTGT GGACTTTTTACAAATGTCAAGTGGACAAGATGGTACAGAATTGGGAGGACGAGTGTGTCAGGTGACCACACCGATGACCTTTATATCTCATAGTGATACAGTATCCTTGACGTTGAAAACTGAAAGTGGGGACGGTGGTGATGGTGGATTTCAAATTCGTTATGACCAAG GTTGTGGCATTGTTGATTTTGAGGATGAGCTTCCGCCAAGTAACAcaacaaattttgacatttcacctGGTGCAGCACCATGGATGGCCATGATATACTCTGGAAACGACACCGCAAACTTCTGCAGCGGCGCCCTTCTCAATGACCTCTGGGTCATCACGACAATTCCGTGCATTGCGAACAAATGGTACAAGCAGATGTATGTAAAACTAGGCAAAACGTTCAGTAATTTCACTGAAGGTTATGAAGTTTCCTTCGCAGTCGTCCGTCACGAATGCTTTGGCTTCGAttacaatatttgcatattgaaattAGATAGGAGTGTTTATTTTAACTCCTACATTCGTCCAATATGCCTTCCCACTTTTGAGGCCATCAAACGAATTCGGGCAAAGGCGGGAACGATCGGTTACACGTTTGGCTGGGGCAATAACTATAAAAACGGGACAAACAGCAGCGTCTTGCAGCGGATTCCGCTTGAAAGCGTACATTGGGACGAGTGTACTCAAAGCACACTCGACAACTGGTATGTTGAAAGAAACTATCACTGTGCTCGTTACACCGATGGAAATAACGGAGGCGATCGTTGCTATGGACATAATGGAGGCCCTTTCGCAAAGTACCACGAAGGAAAATGGTATATGGTGGGTTTGGTTGCCAGCGACAAATTTTGGACTGGCGGCGAAGACTGTCCGAGACGTGGCTTATATGGTTGGTTTTGGAGAACTGTTAAAATTGATGACTCCATCAAGAGCCGAATCGACGAAAACTAA